The following are encoded in a window of Pyxidicoccus trucidator genomic DNA:
- a CDS encoding L,D-transpeptidase family protein, whose product MPALALSRLRLVVLLTCSLGLPSVAPAAPAPDAFEAYLRPPHPPAEGFAPMPDGQTARAGSEVRALARGRVAEVGADGRSVVLEHLYYENHALLRARSEYSGLDGVALRPGTLVTRGQVLGRVGEKARPAVTLHSGRRLSAAEARRFTALRERLLLPAEEPSLLLISHDDFQLRLYARGRELARKEVSFGQAAGAKEVRGDNRTPKGMYFVTQKLRGDIPGPYSAFYGGHWIRVNYPNPWDAERGVASGFVDAKTREKIALEWAARRNTVASTRLGSGIGLHGWAGDWTLAESGGRLSWGCVVMHNPDIASLYERIPEGTMVVLF is encoded by the coding sequence GTGCCTGCCCTGGCCCTCTCCCGGCTCCGTCTCGTCGTGCTGCTGACCTGCTCGCTGGGGCTCCCGTCCGTTGCTCCGGCGGCGCCCGCTCCTGATGCGTTCGAGGCGTACCTGCGTCCCCCGCATCCACCCGCCGAGGGCTTTGCTCCCATGCCCGACGGCCAGACGGCTCGCGCGGGGAGCGAGGTCCGCGCGCTGGCTCGTGGCCGGGTGGCGGAGGTGGGGGCCGACGGGCGCTCCGTGGTGCTGGAGCACCTCTACTACGAGAACCATGCGCTGCTGCGTGCCCGGTCGGAGTACTCGGGGTTGGACGGAGTGGCGCTGCGCCCGGGGACGCTCGTCACGCGTGGGCAGGTGCTGGGGCGGGTGGGGGAGAAGGCCCGGCCCGCCGTGACGCTGCATTCAGGGCGGCGCCTGTCCGCCGCCGAGGCCCGGCGCTTCACCGCCCTGCGGGAGCGGCTGCTGCTGCCCGCGGAGGAGCCGTCGCTGCTGCTCATCTCGCACGACGACTTCCAGCTCCGGCTGTACGCACGGGGGCGCGAGCTGGCGCGCAAGGAGGTGAGCTTCGGTCAGGCGGCCGGTGCCAAGGAGGTGCGCGGCGACAACCGCACGCCGAAGGGCATGTACTTCGTCACCCAGAAGCTGCGGGGCGACATCCCCGGGCCGTACTCGGCCTTCTATGGCGGGCACTGGATTCGGGTGAACTATCCGAATCCCTGGGACGCGGAACGGGGCGTGGCCTCGGGCTTTGTCGATGCGAAGACGCGCGAGAAGATTGCCCTCGAATGGGCCGCGCGGCGGAACACGGTGGCCTCCACGCGGCTGGGCAGCGGCATCGGCCTGCACGGTTGGGCGGGGGACTGGACGCTGGCGGAGAGCGGCGGGCGGCTGTCCTGGGGCTGCGTGGTGATGCACAATCCGGACATCGCGTCGCTGTATGAACGGATTCCGGAGGGGACCATGGTCGTCCTCTTCTAG
- a CDS encoding HAD family hydrolase → MRPRAVFFDLDDTLIDRAGAFASYVEDLIDRHPAAFPASRRAEDVAEFHALDGRGSTDRTVFCRRVTDTFPALALSPEELWDDMSTLLPTLVVPSVGTLVLVEGLRKRAPVAVVSNGSGRVQRAKLERAFLTAHLPDVFLSGEVGAEKPDARIFLAALARVDRAPEEVLHVGDDPERDIVGAARLGMSTCWVSHGRPWPQGLPPPTFTVERVVGQPEALRGVLARWT, encoded by the coding sequence ATGCGGCCCCGGGCCGTCTTCTTCGACCTGGATGACACGCTGATCGACCGTGCCGGCGCCTTCGCCAGCTACGTCGAGGACCTCATCGACCGCCACCCGGCCGCGTTCCCCGCGTCCCGCCGGGCCGAGGACGTGGCCGAATTTCACGCGCTCGACGGGCGAGGTTCCACCGACCGCACCGTCTTCTGCCGCCGCGTGACGGACACCTTTCCGGCCCTGGCGCTGTCGCCCGAGGAGCTCTGGGACGACATGTCCACACTGCTGCCCACCCTGGTCGTTCCCAGCGTGGGAACGCTGGTGCTCGTGGAGGGCCTGCGGAAGCGCGCCCCCGTGGCGGTGGTGTCCAATGGCTCGGGCCGCGTGCAGCGCGCGAAGCTGGAGCGTGCCTTCCTCACGGCGCACCTTCCGGACGTCTTCCTCTCCGGCGAGGTCGGCGCGGAGAAGCCGGACGCCCGCATCTTCCTCGCGGCGCTCGCGCGGGTGGACCGTGCTCCCGAGGAGGTGCTCCACGTCGGGGACGACCCGGAGCGGGACATCGTCGGCGCCGCCCGCCTGGGCATGTCCACGTGCTGGGTCTCCCACGGGCGCCCGTGGCCACAGGGGCTGCCACCGCCCACGTTCACCGTGGAGCGTGTCGTGGGCCAACCCGAGGCGCTTCGCGGGGTGCTGGCGCGATGGACATGA
- a CDS encoding WGR domain-containing protein gives MPRFEMKEGSSNKFWEITRDEDVLTTRWGRIGTEGQEKTQKFKSSWESRTAYDKQVQEKEGKGYKRVKPTDASPKPKANKELEAAILGAPEVADGYLVYGDWLQSQGDPRGELIALQHALLQAKGAEATALKRKVAALLKKHQDVLLGAPLASMLGGKTLTVEWHLGFIRSARVAIAGYGEDPEFQIDETLAMLLAHPSARFLQELTLGMADNEGENEYGALIKLITKAAPKALRKLFIGDFVFPDEMEISWTDLGNLAPLYTAFPQLRSLHLRGGGASMGKIDLPELREFIVESGGLSRPAVKAIAAANWPKLERMEVWFGSEEYGAGGDLKSIQPILDATGLPQLRQLGLCNAEFTNELVAALPKSQVLKQIESLDLSLGTLTDKGAEVMLANAAAFKHLKHLDLDRNLLSAKVAKSLAKLCAGVVIGRQRHDDSDEGDDRRYVAVGE, from the coding sequence ATGCCGCGCTTCGAAATGAAGGAAGGCAGCTCGAACAAGTTCTGGGAAATCACCCGGGACGAAGACGTCCTCACCACCCGCTGGGGCCGCATCGGCACGGAGGGCCAGGAAAAGACGCAGAAGTTCAAGAGCTCGTGGGAGTCGCGCACCGCGTACGACAAGCAGGTCCAGGAGAAGGAGGGCAAGGGCTACAAGCGCGTCAAGCCGACGGACGCCAGCCCCAAGCCGAAGGCCAACAAGGAGCTGGAGGCGGCCATCCTCGGAGCACCCGAGGTGGCGGACGGTTACCTCGTCTACGGTGACTGGCTCCAGTCGCAGGGAGACCCTCGTGGCGAGCTGATTGCCCTCCAGCACGCGCTGCTCCAGGCGAAGGGCGCGGAGGCCACCGCGCTCAAGCGGAAGGTGGCCGCCCTCCTCAAGAAGCACCAGGACGTGCTGCTGGGTGCGCCCCTCGCGTCGATGCTCGGGGGCAAGACGCTGACGGTGGAGTGGCACCTGGGCTTCATCCGAAGCGCCCGCGTGGCGATCGCCGGCTACGGTGAGGACCCGGAGTTCCAGATCGACGAGACGCTGGCGATGCTGCTCGCCCACCCCTCCGCGCGCTTCCTCCAGGAGCTGACCCTGGGCATGGCGGACAACGAGGGAGAGAACGAGTACGGCGCGCTCATCAAGCTCATCACGAAGGCGGCCCCCAAGGCGCTGCGGAAGCTGTTCATCGGCGACTTCGTGTTCCCGGATGAGATGGAAATCTCCTGGACGGACTTGGGGAACCTCGCTCCGCTCTACACGGCTTTTCCCCAGCTCCGCTCGCTCCACCTGCGTGGCGGCGGTGCGAGCATGGGGAAGATCGACCTGCCGGAGCTGCGAGAGTTCATCGTGGAGTCCGGCGGCTTGTCCCGCCCGGCGGTGAAGGCCATCGCCGCCGCGAACTGGCCGAAGCTGGAGCGGATGGAGGTCTGGTTCGGCTCCGAGGAGTACGGGGCCGGCGGCGACCTGAAGTCCATCCAGCCCATCCTCGACGCCACCGGCCTGCCCCAGCTCAGGCAGCTGGGCCTGTGCAACGCCGAGTTCACCAACGAGCTGGTCGCGGCGCTGCCGAAGTCGCAGGTGCTCAAGCAGATTGAGTCGCTGGACCTGTCCCTGGGCACGCTCACGGACAAGGGCGCGGAGGTGATGCTGGCGAACGCCGCGGCCTTCAAGCACCTCAAGCACCTGGACCTCGACCGGAACCTGCTCAGCGCCAAGGTCGCGAAGTCGCTGGCGAAGCTGTGCGCGGGCGTGGTCATCGGCCGCCAGCGCCACGACGACTCCGACGAGGGCGACGACCGCCGCTACGTCGCGGTCGGCGAGTAG
- a CDS encoding STM4013/SEN3800 family hydrolase: MDMNAVVGSHDLLFLTLDTLRYDVAEELAAQGRTPHLTALMPGGRWEQRHSPASFTYAAHHAFFAGFLPTPVTPGLHPRLFAMRFEGSETTAPGTCVIDAPDLVTGLAGRGYHTVCIGGVGFFNKRNPLGSVLPGLFAESHWSREMGVTDPRSTEHQVALAVSRLDALPREQRVFLFINVSALHQPNRHYLPGATQDSRASHAAALEYVDRQLPPLFAALRRRGPAFCIVCSDHGTAYGEDGYTGHRLGHPVVWTVPYAEFPLNRDTAP, translated from the coding sequence ATGGACATGAACGCCGTGGTCGGCTCGCACGACCTGCTGTTCCTCACCCTGGATACCCTCCGCTATGACGTGGCCGAGGAGCTGGCCGCCCAGGGGCGCACGCCCCACCTCACGGCGCTGATGCCCGGGGGCCGCTGGGAGCAGCGCCACTCGCCCGCCAGCTTCACCTACGCCGCGCACCACGCCTTCTTCGCCGGCTTCCTGCCCACCCCCGTCACGCCCGGCCTCCACCCGCGCCTGTTCGCCATGCGCTTCGAGGGCAGTGAGACAACGGCCCCGGGCACCTGTGTCATCGACGCGCCGGACCTCGTCACCGGGCTCGCCGGGCGCGGCTACCACACCGTCTGCATCGGCGGCGTCGGCTTCTTCAACAAGCGCAACCCGCTGGGCAGCGTGCTCCCCGGCCTCTTCGCGGAGAGTCACTGGAGCCGCGAGATGGGCGTGACGGACCCGCGCTCCACGGAGCACCAGGTGGCGCTCGCCGTGAGCCGTCTGGACGCGCTGCCTCGGGAGCAGCGCGTCTTCCTCTTCATCAACGTGTCCGCGCTGCACCAGCCCAACCGGCACTACCTGCCCGGCGCCACCCAGGACTCGCGCGCCTCGCATGCCGCGGCGCTGGAGTACGTGGACCGCCAGCTTCCGCCCCTCTTCGCCGCCCTGCGGCGACGGGGGCCCGCCTTCTGCATCGTCTGCTCGGACCATGGGACGGCCTATGGCGAGGACGGCTATACCGGCCACCGCCTGGGCCACCCCGTCGTGTGGACGGTGCCCTACGCTGAGTTCCCGCTGAATCGAGACACCGCACCATGA
- a CDS encoding LOG family protein: protein MIEIETIEAFELHLRSGAHLANVVIQGLDLRRYTRELASAELAGTVFLGCELEKDALSAALAHGAMVFPPFSGLPYLPYRGAVYSPEELYAGFDPARPETYAETPDARIYAHWATHGRGSPPTLLETLSQRLHDHAVTDAMEDLLLANGGARKVVAIMGGHSMKRGQPDYRAVAALARELTQRGFFMVSGGGPGAMEATHVGAWFARRTEAELDAALAMLAKAPSYTDREWLARAFEVRGAFPLRDGDRPYCDSLGIPTWHYGHEPPNPFATYIAKYFANSVREDGLLTIARGGIVYAPGSAGTIQEIFQDACQNHYNSVGVISPMIFLGTEFWTRTRPVYPLLALLAQGQEYARYLMLTDSQEDVVRALVEYDGARQGGG, encoded by the coding sequence GTGATCGAGATAGAAACCATCGAGGCCTTCGAGCTGCACCTGCGCTCGGGGGCGCACCTGGCCAACGTCGTCATCCAGGGACTGGACCTGCGGAGGTACACCCGGGAGCTGGCCTCCGCCGAGCTTGCCGGCACCGTCTTCCTCGGCTGTGAGCTGGAGAAGGATGCGCTGAGCGCGGCGCTCGCACACGGGGCCATGGTGTTCCCGCCATTCTCCGGGCTGCCGTACCTGCCCTATCGCGGCGCGGTCTACTCGCCCGAGGAGCTCTATGCGGGTTTCGACCCGGCGCGGCCGGAGACGTATGCCGAGACGCCGGATGCCCGCATCTACGCGCACTGGGCCACCCATGGCCGGGGCAGCCCGCCGACGCTGCTGGAGACGCTGTCGCAGCGGCTCCATGACCATGCCGTCACCGATGCGATGGAGGACCTGCTCCTCGCGAACGGTGGGGCTCGCAAGGTGGTGGCCATCATGGGCGGCCACTCCATGAAGCGGGGCCAGCCGGACTACCGCGCCGTGGCGGCGCTGGCTCGCGAGCTGACGCAGCGCGGCTTCTTCATGGTCAGCGGCGGCGGCCCTGGCGCCATGGAGGCCACCCACGTCGGCGCCTGGTTCGCCCGGCGCACCGAGGCGGAGCTGGACGCCGCGCTCGCCATGCTCGCGAAGGCTCCCAGCTACACGGACCGCGAGTGGCTGGCCCGCGCCTTCGAGGTGCGCGGCGCATTCCCCCTGCGTGACGGTGACAGGCCCTACTGCGACAGCCTGGGCATCCCCACGTGGCACTACGGGCACGAGCCGCCCAATCCCTTCGCCACGTACATCGCCAAGTACTTCGCCAACAGCGTGCGCGAGGACGGTCTGCTCACGATTGCGCGCGGCGGCATCGTCTACGCGCCGGGCAGCGCGGGCACCATCCAGGAGATCTTCCAGGACGCCTGTCAGAATCACTACAACTCCGTGGGCGTCATCAGCCCGATGATCTTCCTGGGCACCGAGTTCTGGACGCGCACGCGCCCCGTGTACCCGCTGCTGGCGCTGCTCGCCCAGGGGCAGGAGTACGCGCGCTACCTCATGCTGACGGACTCCCAGGAGGACGTCGTCCGGGCGCTGGTGGAGTACGACGGGGCGCGGCAAGGGGGCGGGTGA
- a CDS encoding STM4011 family radical SAM protein has translation MKLTVLYRGPLSGCNFGCEYCPFGKWKQSEEELAKDRADLARFMAWVESRKDLRLSVFFTPWGEALIWPWYQEALARLTHLEHVERAAVQTNLSCTLDWVRSCRVEKLGIWATFHPEWMKRRRFVAQCETLSSLGVRHSAGMVGFTRFAEEAEALRAELPPDTYLWINAVKDGQEEPYTSEDLQRFTRVDPLFPVNNTRHPSLGRACRGGESVISVDGEGTARRCHFIDEPIGNIYTPDFDSALRPRACSKATCGCHIGYVHLEYLELDCVFGSGILERVPATPLWRSVPGSRP, from the coding sequence ATGAAGCTCACCGTGCTCTACCGGGGCCCGCTGTCCGGCTGCAACTTCGGCTGCGAGTACTGCCCCTTCGGCAAGTGGAAGCAGAGCGAGGAGGAGCTCGCCAAGGACCGCGCGGACCTGGCGCGGTTCATGGCGTGGGTGGAGTCGCGCAAGGACCTGCGCCTCTCCGTGTTCTTCACGCCGTGGGGCGAGGCCCTCATCTGGCCCTGGTACCAGGAGGCGCTCGCCCGGCTGACGCACCTGGAGCACGTTGAGCGCGCCGCCGTGCAGACGAACCTGTCCTGCACGCTGGACTGGGTGCGGAGCTGCCGCGTGGAGAAGCTGGGCATCTGGGCCACCTTCCATCCCGAGTGGATGAAGCGCCGCCGCTTCGTGGCCCAGTGCGAGACGCTGTCCTCGCTCGGCGTGCGGCACAGCGCCGGCATGGTGGGCTTCACGCGCTTCGCCGAGGAGGCCGAGGCCCTGCGCGCCGAGCTGCCCCCGGACACGTACCTGTGGATCAACGCGGTGAAGGACGGGCAGGAGGAGCCGTACACGTCCGAGGACCTCCAGCGCTTCACCCGCGTGGACCCGCTCTTCCCCGTGAACAACACGCGTCACCCCAGCCTGGGCCGGGCGTGCCGGGGCGGAGAGTCCGTCATCTCCGTGGACGGGGAGGGCACCGCGCGCCGGTGCCACTTCATCGACGAGCCGATTGGGAACATCTACACGCCGGACTTCGACTCGGCGCTGCGGCCCCGTGCGTGCTCGAAGGCGACGTGCGGGTGCCACATCGGCTACGTGCACCTGGAGTACCTGGAGCTGGACTGCGTGTTCGGCTCCGGCATCCTGGAGCGCGTGCCCGCGACGCCGCTGTGGAGGTCCGTGCCCGGCTCACGGCCCTGA
- a CDS encoding AAA family ATPase produces MAPSSGICVACGARIPVGTLACPFTPPGPPRGAPVRRWATGTCQPPLVGRAVQRGRLRSLAAEARRGLGRAAWLVGEAGLGKSRLKDALVEELVGEGFEVWEGSGVALPGTPGGPFRELLEGTRALQPAPGVGRVSSEEEALLARFVEGRERQGVPASLSAERTALLDALCHALLPHRRPRLLILEDWQYADPLSHALVEVLVSRLSHTSMLLLALQRPGGTAPVPLASEVLTLGPLSDDDSRSLLEQRVRSRTAMTPQVREALLHAGTGHPLHLLHAITLHEEHPEAPVPDSGEAALSARLEGLSPEQREALQAAFVLGPSFPRPVLGALVGGYTSLAPLEMGGWLRAVAGGRCTWALEPAEVSPDSTAEDTQALHHRAAEAYESLPVELRRRACSELSRHWLAADVPERALPHLLELAGWNRAALETGSALAVYRFSLGLAAGLESTAAREWQRVLWERKGDAHRLAGAREDAESAWRTARALDVEAPEPLLVDRARRLQKLTSVLLALGRFDEVVALAEEGSREGVEAVPLVAASLDGLASLALCGLGRFEQAAARLRLARERLRLASLENGPSRASVEASLHRAMGNVLMGQGHPEQATVEYLAVLRWSELAGDTWEHSIALFSLGNAHARAGDRERATHFFQLALDLKSRTGDRWGMAYTHHGLALLHTQADAPELAKEDAVRGLQLAAMLGDRKLKSLLRCALGRAQLRLGELEEAGRQLQLAAQDAAAVGARSEQLQAEAALRALDARR; encoded by the coding sequence ATGGCCCCGTCCTCGGGCATCTGTGTGGCCTGCGGCGCTCGAATTCCGGTGGGGACTCTCGCGTGTCCCTTCACCCCACCCGGGCCCCCACGGGGCGCACCGGTGCGCAGGTGGGCGACCGGCACCTGTCAGCCCCCACTTGTCGGACGCGCCGTGCAGCGGGGGCGGCTGCGGTCCTTGGCTGCGGAGGCGCGGCGCGGGCTTGGGCGCGCGGCGTGGCTGGTGGGCGAGGCGGGCCTGGGCAAGTCGCGGCTGAAGGACGCGCTCGTCGAGGAGCTGGTCGGCGAGGGCTTCGAGGTGTGGGAGGGCAGTGGCGTGGCCCTCCCCGGCACCCCGGGTGGCCCGTTCCGCGAGCTGCTGGAGGGGACGCGCGCGTTGCAGCCAGCGCCCGGGGTGGGGCGGGTATCCAGCGAGGAGGAGGCGCTGCTCGCGCGGTTCGTGGAAGGCCGTGAGCGGCAGGGCGTTCCCGCGAGCCTCTCCGCCGAGCGCACCGCGCTGTTGGATGCCCTCTGCCATGCGCTCCTGCCACACCGCCGTCCACGCCTGCTCATCCTGGAGGACTGGCAGTACGCGGACCCGCTCAGCCATGCGCTCGTCGAGGTGCTGGTCTCTCGCCTCTCGCACACGTCCATGTTGTTGCTCGCCCTGCAGCGCCCCGGGGGGACGGCGCCGGTGCCGCTGGCGTCCGAGGTGCTCACGTTGGGGCCGCTCTCCGACGACGACTCCAGGTCCCTGCTGGAGCAGCGCGTGCGTTCGCGGACCGCCATGACACCCCAGGTGCGTGAAGCCCTGTTGCACGCGGGCACCGGACATCCGCTGCACCTGCTGCACGCCATCACCCTCCACGAGGAGCACCCCGAAGCGCCGGTGCCGGACTCGGGCGAGGCGGCGCTCTCCGCACGGTTGGAGGGGCTGTCCCCCGAGCAGCGCGAGGCGCTCCAGGCGGCCTTCGTGCTCGGGCCTTCGTTTCCGCGCCCCGTGCTGGGGGCGCTCGTCGGCGGCTACACGTCGCTCGCGCCGCTGGAGATGGGAGGGTGGCTTCGGGCCGTCGCGGGGGGGCGGTGCACGTGGGCGCTCGAGCCCGCGGAGGTGTCCCCGGACAGCACCGCCGAGGACACGCAGGCGCTGCATCACCGGGCCGCGGAGGCCTATGAGTCCCTGCCCGTGGAGCTGCGGCGCCGGGCCTGCTCGGAGCTCTCCCGGCACTGGCTCGCGGCGGACGTGCCGGAGCGGGCGCTGCCGCACCTGCTGGAGCTCGCGGGGTGGAACCGCGCGGCGCTGGAGACAGGCTCCGCGCTCGCGGTGTACCGCTTCTCACTGGGCCTGGCGGCGGGGCTGGAGTCCACCGCGGCGCGGGAATGGCAGCGCGTGCTCTGGGAACGCAAGGGGGATGCGCACCGGCTCGCTGGCGCCCGTGAGGACGCGGAGTCCGCCTGGCGCACGGCCCGCGCGCTCGACGTGGAGGCGCCGGAGCCCCTGCTGGTGGACCGGGCGCGGAGACTGCAGAAGCTGACCTCGGTGCTGCTCGCGCTCGGCCGCTTCGACGAGGTGGTTGCGTTGGCGGAGGAGGGCTCGCGCGAGGGGGTGGAGGCCGTGCCCCTGGTGGCCGCGTCGCTGGATGGGCTCGCCTCGCTCGCGCTCTGTGGGCTGGGGCGCTTCGAGCAGGCCGCTGCGCGGCTGCGCCTCGCGCGGGAGCGGCTGCGGCTGGCCTCTCTGGAGAATGGGCCCTCGCGGGCCAGCGTGGAGGCCTCCCTGCACCGGGCCATGGGCAATGTGTTGATGGGCCAGGGGCATCCGGAGCAGGCGACCGTGGAGTACCTCGCGGTGCTGCGCTGGAGCGAGCTCGCCGGGGACACGTGGGAGCACTCCATCGCGCTCTTCAGTCTGGGCAATGCCCACGCGCGCGCGGGAGACCGGGAGCGCGCGACGCACTTCTTCCAGCTCGCGCTGGACCTCAAGTCGCGCACCGGGGACCGCTGGGGCATGGCGTACACCCACCATGGGCTGGCGCTGCTGCACACGCAGGCGGACGCGCCGGAGCTGGCGAAGGAGGACGCCGTGCGCGGACTCCAGCTCGCCGCGATGCTGGGGGACCGCAAGCTGAAGTCGCTGCTCCGCTGCGCCCTGGGCCGCGCGCAGCTTCGGCTGGGGGAGTTGGAGGAGGCCGGGCGACAGCTCCAGCTCGCCGCCCAGGATGCCGCCGCCGTGGGCGCCCGCTCGGAGCAGCTCCAGGCGGAGGCGGCACTGCGCGCTCTCGACGCACGACGTTGA
- a CDS encoding STM4012 family radical SAM protein codes for MTRLEQMLEETPYVAYLYGYPHKTAYRPFTPALPLESVWAEERRDALFLYLHVPFCEMRCGFCNLFTAAGPKQDVVDGYLGGLVRETRRVKQALGPATFARAAIGGGTPTLLDVAGLNTVFDLMEGVMGADMKQIPVSVEVSPETVDAEKLRVLRSRGADRVSIGVQSFIEAEVAAVKRPQQTAQVEAALDLIRSTGFPTLNIDLIYGMEGQTVESFLFSLRAALRFNPEELYLYPLYVRPLTFLGKKARAWDDLRLSLYRAGRDFLLSQGYTQVSMRMFRAKHAPDAGGPVYRCQEDGMVGLGCGARSYTGGVHYSSEYAVGSREVRSIIASYSERTEASFGEVGYGFRLEAAERKRRYMLLSLLADGVDLATYRERFHSDALADFPELAELEAHGLGRRVEGAFRLTEAGVERSDLIGPWLHSEGVREMMREYAWR; via the coding sequence ATGACGCGCCTGGAGCAGATGCTGGAAGAGACGCCCTACGTGGCGTACCTCTACGGCTACCCGCACAAGACGGCCTACCGGCCCTTCACCCCCGCGCTCCCCCTGGAGTCCGTCTGGGCGGAGGAGCGGCGCGACGCGCTGTTCCTCTACCTCCACGTGCCCTTCTGCGAGATGCGCTGCGGCTTCTGCAACCTCTTCACCGCCGCCGGGCCGAAGCAGGACGTGGTGGACGGGTACCTCGGCGGGCTCGTCCGGGAGACGCGCCGGGTGAAGCAGGCCCTGGGCCCCGCCACCTTCGCTCGCGCCGCGATTGGCGGCGGCACGCCCACGCTGCTCGACGTGGCCGGCCTCAACACCGTGTTCGACCTCATGGAAGGCGTCATGGGCGCGGACATGAAGCAGATTCCCGTCTCCGTGGAGGTGTCGCCGGAGACGGTGGACGCGGAGAAGCTCCGCGTGCTGCGCTCGCGCGGCGCGGACCGGGTGAGCATTGGCGTGCAGAGCTTCATCGAGGCGGAGGTGGCCGCGGTGAAGCGGCCCCAGCAGACCGCGCAGGTGGAGGCCGCGCTGGACCTCATCCGCTCCACCGGCTTCCCCACGCTGAACATCGACCTCATCTACGGGATGGAGGGGCAGACGGTGGAGAGCTTCCTCTTCTCCCTGCGCGCCGCCCTCCGCTTCAACCCCGAGGAGCTGTACCTCTATCCGCTCTACGTGCGTCCCCTGACGTTCCTCGGCAAGAAGGCTCGCGCGTGGGACGACCTGCGGCTGTCGCTCTACCGCGCCGGCCGCGACTTCCTCCTGTCCCAGGGCTACACGCAGGTCTCCATGCGCATGTTCCGCGCGAAGCACGCGCCGGACGCGGGCGGCCCCGTGTACCGCTGCCAGGAGGACGGCATGGTGGGCCTGGGCTGCGGAGCGCGCTCGTACACAGGCGGCGTGCACTACTCGTCCGAGTACGCGGTGGGCTCGCGCGAGGTGCGCTCCATCATCGCCTCCTACAGCGAGCGCACCGAGGCGTCCTTCGGCGAGGTGGGCTACGGCTTCCGGCTGGAAGCGGCGGAGCGGAAGCGGCGGTACATGCTCCTGTCACTGCTGGCGGATGGCGTGGACCTGGCCACGTACCGTGAGCGCTTCCACTCCGACGCGCTGGCGGACTTCCCCGAATTGGCGGAGCTGGAGGCGCACGGGCTGGGACGCCGCGTGGAGGGCGCATTCCGGCTCACCGAGGCGGGCGTGGAGCGCTCGGACCTGATTGGCCCCTGGCTGCACTCGGAAGGGGTGCGCGAGATGATGCGGGAGTACGCCTGGCGATGA
- a CDS encoding STM4014 family protein, giving the protein MTAAPPFLLIGNAENRRVALFQEALVRQGLPAARVVPWVELLANPGLLADLPDTETLVRIDSAGESWDVERALLKRGYPDAQEAGCASVTPAQVDALEYDHGLILCPRQYHLGFLEVLAELQASFAAHPRWKVLQSPASIADLFDKRVTSRKYAALGVPVPEPLEGVTDPESLRERMREQDCREVFVKLSCGSSASCLAIFRLGRSRDTLVTTIEQAATGWYNSLKVRRIDEPARVDEVLTFLLAEGSQVEHSIPKARLGGDYFDCRVLMVRGEPAFTVVRQSRHPITNLHLGGWRGDVDELRAAVPPNELADALESCRTVARAHDCLHVGIDLMYEEHFTGHRVLEANAFGDLLPNLRRDGLTVYEWEIREALSSLGTPASGP; this is encoded by the coding sequence ATGACGGCCGCGCCTCCCTTCCTCCTCATCGGCAACGCGGAGAACCGCCGCGTTGCCCTCTTCCAGGAGGCGCTGGTCCGCCAGGGGCTCCCCGCCGCGCGCGTGGTGCCCTGGGTGGAGCTGCTCGCCAACCCCGGGCTCCTCGCCGACCTGCCGGACACGGAGACGCTGGTCCGCATCGACTCTGCGGGCGAGAGCTGGGACGTGGAGCGGGCCCTGCTCAAGCGAGGTTACCCGGACGCACAGGAGGCCGGCTGCGCCAGTGTCACTCCGGCCCAGGTGGACGCGCTGGAGTACGACCACGGGCTCATCCTCTGCCCCCGCCAGTACCACCTGGGCTTCCTCGAGGTACTGGCGGAGCTGCAAGCCAGCTTCGCGGCGCACCCGCGCTGGAAGGTGCTCCAGTCGCCCGCGAGCATCGCGGATCTCTTCGACAAGCGCGTCACCTCGCGAAAGTACGCGGCGCTGGGCGTGCCCGTGCCCGAGCCGCTGGAAGGCGTCACGGACCCGGAGTCGCTGCGCGAGCGGATGCGCGAGCAGGACTGCCGCGAGGTATTCGTGAAGCTGTCCTGTGGCTCGTCGGCGTCATGCCTGGCCATCTTCCGGCTGGGGCGCTCCCGGGACACGCTGGTCACCACCATCGAGCAGGCGGCGACGGGCTGGTACAACTCGCTGAAGGTCCGCCGCATCGACGAGCCCGCGCGGGTGGATGAGGTGCTCACCTTCCTCCTGGCCGAGGGCTCCCAGGTGGAGCACTCGATTCCCAAGGCCCGGCTGGGCGGCGACTACTTCGACTGCCGGGTGTTGATGGTGCGCGGCGAGCCGGCCTTCACGGTGGTGCGTCAGAGCCGGCACCCGATTACCAACCTGCACCTCGGCGGCTGGCGCGGGGACGTGGACGAATTGCGCGCGGCGGTGCCTCCGAACGAGCTGGCGGATGCCCTGGAGAGCTGCCGCACCGTGGCGCGCGCACACGACTGCCTGCACGTGGGCATCGACCTCATGTACGAGGAGCACTTCACCGGGCACCGCGTGCTGGAGGCGAACGCCTTCGGAGACCTGCTGCCCAACCTGCGCCGCGACGGCCTCACCGTGTACGAGTGGGAGATTCGAGAGGCCCTGAGCTCTCTCGGCACGCCTGCCTCAGGGCCGTGA